A portion of the Megalobrama amblycephala isolate DHTTF-2021 linkage group LG23, ASM1881202v1, whole genome shotgun sequence genome contains these proteins:
- the si:dkey-74k8.3 gene encoding uncharacterized protein si:dkey-74k8.3 isoform X1, translated as MSVHNVASRSSEKLLYFGFLVLVRSVFCHGFAEEFNPGSYDFGSVILEPLDGMRRYAESIVGTHVIEICVENAVLYLDSVFGPENIYSVAMFVEMLLKFVAEGAASGLNVIAVYVSEILRATGVNETISIPHFTAEGVSAVTKWALLALISYWLLFFLLRVTVALVRRVFWLIKVVVLLWLFVRIVSDPVASTEVTTMRLILLVLICAVFGVATSYGGGGLESRISKLEGQVKGMEKKKKTE; from the exons ATGTCTGTTCACAACGTTGCCTCGAGGAGTTCGGAAAAGCTGCTGTACTTTGGGTTTTTGGTTCTGGTTCGTTCAGTCTTTTGTCATGGGTTTGCTGAAGAGTTCAATCCAGGCTCTTATGATTTTGGGTCTGTTATTCTGGAGCCTCTGGACGGGATGAGAAGATACGCGGAGTCCATTGTTGGCACCCATGTGATTGAGATTTGTGTTGAG AATGCTGTGTTGTACCTTGACTCAGTGTTTGGCCCAGAGAACATCTATTCTGTTGCTATG TTTGTCGAAATGTTGCTGAAGTTTGTTGCTGAAGGAGCTGCCAGTGGGCTGAATGTCATTGCTGTGTATGTGTCTGAGATACTCAGAGCTACAGGAGTAAATG AGACAATATCTATCCCTCATTTCACCGCCgagggcgtgtctgctgtgaccAAGTGGGCTTTGCTGGCTCTGATCAGTTACTGGCTGCTGTTCTTCCTACTTCGGGTCACTGTGGCACTTGTGAGGCGAGTGTTTTGGCTGATTAAAGTAGTTGTACTGCTGTGGCTGTTTGTGCGGATCGTCAGTGACCCCGTGGCCTCCACTGAGGTCACCACAATGAGACTAATCCTACTAGTGCTCATCTGCGCCGTGTTTGGAGTCGCTACGAGCTACGGCGGGGGCGGTCTAGAAAGCCGAATCAGCAAACTGGAGGGTCAAGTCAAAGGAAtggaaaagaagaagaaaacagaGTGA
- the si:dkey-74k8.3 gene encoding uncharacterized protein si:dkey-74k8.3 isoform X2, giving the protein MSVHNVASRSSEKLLYFGFLVLVRSVFCHGFAEEFNPGSYDFGSVILEPLDGMRRYAESIVGTHVIEICVEFVEMLLKFVAEGAASGLNVIAVYVSEILRATGVNETISIPHFTAEGVSAVTKWALLALISYWLLFFLLRVTVALVRRVFWLIKVVVLLWLFVRIVSDPVASTEVTTMRLILLVLICAVFGVATSYGGGGLESRISKLEGQVKGMEKKKKTE; this is encoded by the exons ATGTCTGTTCACAACGTTGCCTCGAGGAGTTCGGAAAAGCTGCTGTACTTTGGGTTTTTGGTTCTGGTTCGTTCAGTCTTTTGTCATGGGTTTGCTGAAGAGTTCAATCCAGGCTCTTATGATTTTGGGTCTGTTATTCTGGAGCCTCTGGACGGGATGAGAAGATACGCGGAGTCCATTGTTGGCACCCATGTGATTGAGATTTGTGTTGAG TTTGTCGAAATGTTGCTGAAGTTTGTTGCTGAAGGAGCTGCCAGTGGGCTGAATGTCATTGCTGTGTATGTGTCTGAGATACTCAGAGCTACAGGAGTAAATG AGACAATATCTATCCCTCATTTCACCGCCgagggcgtgtctgctgtgaccAAGTGGGCTTTGCTGGCTCTGATCAGTTACTGGCTGCTGTTCTTCCTACTTCGGGTCACTGTGGCACTTGTGAGGCGAGTGTTTTGGCTGATTAAAGTAGTTGTACTGCTGTGGCTGTTTGTGCGGATCGTCAGTGACCCCGTGGCCTCCACTGAGGTCACCACAATGAGACTAATCCTACTAGTGCTCATCTGCGCCGTGTTTGGAGTCGCTACGAGCTACGGCGGGGGCGGTCTAGAAAGCCGAATCAGCAAACTGGAGGGTCAAGTCAAAGGAAtggaaaagaagaagaaaacagaGTGA